In Halobacillus amylolyticus, the following proteins share a genomic window:
- a CDS encoding helix-turn-helix domain-containing protein: MEKTIIQKVMEQEGMNQSRAAKRLGINRTTLWRKLNS, encoded by the coding sequence ATGGAGAAAACAATTATCCAAAAGGTTATGGAGCAAGAAGGTATGAATCAATCAAGAGCAGCTAAAAGACTTGGAATAAATAGAACGACATTGTGGCGCAAGCTTAATTCATAA
- a CDS encoding TAXI family TRAP transporter solute-binding subunit, which produces MKKKTLFLFVFVLAIGMILSACGESGKGGGDSSSDSGDGGSDGGETMTNLTMGTGSVGGVYYPLGGEMANLWTDNIDVDGFDVSSVESGASVENIAKIQSGDFQLGIAQNTTMINATEGTGEFEGKEMDNVGVIGSLYPEALQVVTLDSTGIESIEDLKGKRVAIGPPGGATREAAELVLSAYGIEEGDYEAYEEGFGDAKSKLQNGTIDASFAVVGVPSSTTDELAAATGEVNFLDIEGEALKEVTENSQYEAYTVEPGTYEWQDEPVQTVTAMALLVASKDQVSEDLAYKITKTLYEKAGDMTIAQAKLITEDSALTGAKDLPLHPGAEKYFKEAGIIE; this is translated from the coding sequence TTGAAGAAAAAAACGCTATTTTTATTCGTATTCGTCTTAGCTATCGGCATGATCCTAAGTGCCTGTGGCGAGAGTGGAAAAGGCGGCGGTGATTCCAGTTCAGACAGTGGTGATGGTGGAAGTGACGGCGGAGAAACGATGACAAACTTAACCATGGGAACAGGTAGTGTGGGAGGCGTTTATTATCCATTAGGTGGAGAGATGGCAAACCTTTGGACAGATAATATCGATGTAGATGGTTTTGACGTCAGTTCTGTAGAGTCTGGTGCCTCTGTAGAGAATATCGCTAAAATTCAGTCGGGTGATTTCCAACTTGGAATTGCTCAAAATACAACGATGATTAATGCGACAGAAGGTACAGGAGAGTTTGAAGGTAAAGAGATGGACAATGTAGGTGTGATCGGCTCCCTTTACCCTGAAGCATTGCAAGTTGTTACATTAGATTCTACTGGCATTGAGTCAATTGAGGACTTAAAAGGAAAGCGTGTTGCGATTGGGCCTCCAGGCGGGGCAACACGTGAAGCAGCTGAGCTCGTGTTATCGGCCTACGGGATTGAAGAAGGCGATTACGAAGCGTACGAAGAAGGTTTCGGCGATGCTAAAAGTAAGCTGCAAAATGGTACGATTGATGCTTCATTTGCCGTTGTCGGGGTCCCTTCATCTACAACAGATGAGCTAGCTGCTGCTACAGGTGAGGTTAATTTCCTTGATATTGAAGGAGAGGCACTTAAAGAAGTCACTGAAAATAGTCAATATGAAGCGTATACGGTAGAACCGGGCACATACGAGTGGCAAGACGAGCCTGTCCAAACCGTTACAGCTATGGCTTTGCTAGTAGCATCTAAAGATCAAGTAAGTGAGGACTTGGCTTACAAAATTACGAAGACACTTTATGAAAAAGCGGGCGATATGACGATTGCCCAGGCAAAATTAATTACGGAAGATAGCGCGCTAACCGGCGCTAAGGACCTTCCTCTTCACCCGGGTGCTGAGAAGTACTTTAAAGAAGCAGGGATTATCGAATAG
- the pxpB gene encoding 5-oxoprolinase subunit PxpB, producing the protein MPLGDQAIVITISDEINEDAQNKVRILSHLFDQEKPDWMVEYIPAFTTVTLFYDPLQLATDDVFPYTIVKKKVESLLSTVKEGEAESVRTIEIPVCYGGEFGPDLEFVAEHNNLSTKEVIDIHSSGQYTVYMIGFAPGFPFIGGMSEKIAAPRRDSPRLAIPERTVGIAGMQTGVYPIETPGGWQLIGRTPMRLFTPEQETPSLLRAGDLITFKEITEEEYHNWEESINDENN; encoded by the coding sequence ATCCCCCTTGGTGATCAGGCCATTGTTATTACGATTAGTGATGAGATTAATGAAGATGCACAAAATAAAGTACGCATTCTTTCCCACCTATTCGATCAAGAAAAACCTGATTGGATGGTTGAATACATACCCGCATTCACGACGGTTACGCTTTTTTATGATCCTCTTCAATTAGCTACTGATGATGTATTCCCCTACACAATAGTTAAAAAGAAGGTTGAGTCCCTGCTTTCAACTGTGAAAGAAGGTGAAGCGGAATCAGTCAGGACGATTGAGATTCCTGTATGTTATGGCGGTGAGTTTGGACCTGATTTAGAATTTGTTGCCGAGCATAATAACCTTTCAACAAAAGAAGTGATTGACATCCACAGCAGTGGTCAGTACACCGTCTATATGATTGGATTCGCGCCTGGCTTTCCTTTTATCGGTGGGATGTCCGAAAAAATTGCTGCACCGAGACGAGACTCACCTAGGCTCGCTATTCCTGAACGAACGGTAGGAATTGCTGGGATGCAGACTGGCGTCTATCCTATTGAAACACCCGGTGGCTGGCAATTGATTGGCCGGACGCCAATGAGGTTATTCACTCCAGAACAAGAGACTCCAAGTTTACTGCGTGCCGGGGATTTGATTACTTTTAAAGAAATCACCGAAGAAGAGTACCACAACTGGGAGGAGTCTATTAATGATGAAAATAATTAA
- a CDS encoding TRAP transporter permease: protein MAKYDKESAFRTNLGPWGWVTLILGGALTIFQLYTAFRGSYVSLVQGALHLGAGLCLVYLLYPFKSSLTKKRGVPWYDALLAIAALFSNYYIIYNYERLINEAIIFGFTYMDQIVATAGILLLLEATRRVVGLPIVIIAIAALLYGLFGQFIPVIGHAGYDWPTLATEMFYSSSSIFGIPIQISSTYIYLFLFFGVILVKTNIGQFFNDIALRLTGRYTGGTAKAAVAASGLQGMVSGSSVANTVGSGSFTIPMMKNAGFKPHFAAASEASASTGGQIMPPIMGAAAFIMASYTGIPYNEIIVIAIIPAVLYFAGVFLGTHFEARKQGIMGLKKEELPKTKNLAKRIDLFLPLVIIIGFLLVGYTPTYAALFAIGTAFVISFFRNDTRMSLRGIIKLLEEGARVALPVIAACATAGIIAGTVTTTGLGPKIAGGIIDLAQGQFFLVMFFTMIACIILGMGLPTTANYVVTATMAAPALLAFDVPVIAVHMFVFYFGIVADITPPVCLAAYAGAGIAGANPMKAGVTAVKLAIAAFIIPYVFVSQPILLLQGDANFVNVSIAVVTALLGMASISAAMIGYFVSKVNWLERIFLFAGGLLLVYPEYVISLAGLAVFAVVTALQFIRNNKSGPGQQEATTS, encoded by the coding sequence ATGGCTAAGTATGACAAAGAAAGCGCCTTTCGTACAAATTTAGGACCATGGGGCTGGGTGACATTAATCCTCGGCGGAGCTTTAACTATTTTTCAGCTATACACTGCTTTTAGAGGATCCTATGTGTCACTGGTTCAGGGGGCCCTCCATTTAGGGGCAGGCTTATGTTTGGTCTATCTCTTATATCCATTCAAGTCTTCCTTGACAAAAAAACGAGGTGTACCTTGGTATGATGCACTCTTAGCGATTGCCGCATTATTTTCTAACTACTATATTATCTACAATTATGAACGATTAATTAATGAAGCGATTATTTTTGGTTTTACGTACATGGATCAAATCGTCGCAACGGCGGGGATACTTTTATTACTTGAAGCGACGCGCCGTGTAGTTGGACTCCCGATTGTCATTATTGCGATCGCGGCTTTGCTTTATGGCCTGTTCGGGCAATTTATCCCAGTCATCGGTCACGCCGGTTATGACTGGCCTACACTGGCAACAGAGATGTTCTATAGTTCCAGTTCCATTTTTGGCATACCCATTCAAATTTCATCTACTTACATTTATTTATTCCTATTCTTTGGGGTCATTTTAGTTAAAACGAATATCGGGCAATTCTTTAATGATATTGCCTTACGTTTAACAGGCCGTTACACAGGTGGGACAGCGAAAGCGGCTGTTGCTGCAAGTGGGTTGCAAGGGATGGTAAGCGGAAGTTCAGTAGCAAATACAGTCGGCTCAGGATCGTTTACCATTCCTATGATGAAAAACGCTGGATTCAAGCCACATTTTGCAGCTGCATCTGAAGCCTCTGCCTCAACAGGTGGACAAATCATGCCGCCTATTATGGGGGCTGCCGCTTTTATCATGGCTTCCTACACTGGAATTCCTTATAATGAGATCATTGTCATAGCCATTATTCCGGCCGTTTTATATTTTGCCGGGGTGTTCCTAGGTACTCACTTTGAAGCGCGGAAGCAAGGAATTATGGGTCTTAAAAAAGAGGAACTCCCGAAAACGAAAAACCTGGCCAAACGAATCGATTTATTCCTGCCATTAGTCATCATTATCGGCTTTTTACTTGTTGGTTACACACCAACTTATGCTGCGTTATTCGCGATAGGGACAGCCTTTGTGATTAGCTTTTTCCGGAACGATACACGAATGTCCTTAAGAGGCATCATCAAGCTGCTGGAAGAAGGCGCGAGAGTAGCTCTTCCTGTCATTGCCGCCTGTGCGACGGCTGGAATTATTGCAGGAACGGTAACGACTACGGGACTAGGACCAAAAATTGCAGGGGGCATTATTGACTTGGCGCAAGGACAGTTTTTCCTCGTCATGTTCTTTACGATGATTGCCTGTATTATCCTAGGTATGGGACTCCCTACGACAGCGAACTATGTTGTAACAGCAACAATGGCTGCACCAGCTTTGTTAGCCTTTGACGTTCCGGTCATTGCTGTTCATATGTTTGTGTTTTATTTTGGAATCGTAGCCGATATCACACCGCCTGTATGTTTAGCGGCCTATGCAGGAGCAGGGATCGCAGGGGCGAATCCAATGAAGGCCGGAGTCACAGCCGTAAAACTAGCTATCGCTGCATTCATTATTCCTTATGTGTTTGTTTCCCAGCCGATTTTGCTCTTGCAGGGGGATGCCAACTTCGTGAATGTTTCGATTGCCGTCGTTACGGCCTTGTTAGGAATGGCCAGCATCAGTGCTGCCATGATTGGCTATTTTGTCAGCAAGGTGAATTGGCTTGAACGTATCTTTCTATTCGCTGGCGGGTTGCTGCTCGTCTATCCTGAGTATGTTATCTCTCTGGCAGGCTTAGCTGTTTTTGCTGTAGTGACAGCTCTGCAATTTATTCGAAATAATAAGAGTGGTCCAGGACAACAAGAAGCAACGACCTCGTAA